The following DNA comes from bacterium.
GGGCGAGAACGTTACTACTGCGCTCATTGTAAGCTTTTTATTTACAAAAATCCTGTACCCGTTGTAGTAGTTGTCGTTTTTAATGACGTTGGAGAGGTGCTCCTTGTAAAAAGAAAAGAAGAACCCGAAAAAGGGAAATGGGCACTACCATCGGGATTTGTGGAAATTAACGAAGCTCCCTACGAAACAGCCTCGAGGGAACTATATGAAGAAACGGGTATAATGATTGAAAAACTAACCCTTATCAATGTTTATCAGCAAAAAAGTAAAAGATATGAAAGCGTAATCGTAATTTCCTATCTGGGGTTCTCCTCCGAAGTGCCCCAACCAGGTGATGACGCTGAGGACGCAAAATTTTTTGCAATTAACGAATTACCAGAAATACCATTCGAGTCGCATACCAAAGCCATAAAGGAAGCGCTAAGCCTGCTTTAAAACTAAAGATTGTAAGGAGAGTCCTCAATAAGGGTTCCTAAGCTGAGATCTTTTTCAATTCCTATAATTGCCCTATTCAACCCCTTTAATTCCACCTCTCTTCTTTTTGAATGAAACAAGTCAGGATTGGAATATGTGTCTGCAGGAGGTCCGTAAATCTCCTTGACCCCCTGCCTCTTCAGTTTTGAAACAGCAACCTGAAAAATGTCCAGATAATATCGGCAATCTTTCTCTAAAATATTTCCTGGAAAGTAATCCTTGAATTCTTCACCAACTTCGTAATATTCACCTCTAATACCCGGTCCAAAAACGGCAATAAGGTTCTCAGGTTGACTGTGAAAGTATTCCTTAAATTTCAACACCGCTTCCTCTACAATTCCCTCCTTTAAACCTCGCCAACCCACGTGGAAGACCCCGCAAGCAATATTCAGAGGATCTACGATAAAAAGCGGGTAGCAGTCCGCGACTTTAATAACAAGATAGAGCCCCGGTTTAGATGTCATAAGGCCATCCCCTGATAGCTCTTCCGGAGGTAATGGAGAGTCTACTTTCCATATGGTCTTTGAATGAATTTGCTTAAGTTCAACATACGGAACAAGATTTAGAGAGCGGTGAATATCATCTATCATTTTTGTTGAAAAATAAATCACAAAGGGTTTCTCCATCAGAAATTGAAGGTAGAGCTCCCTGGATAGATTTTTGAGCTGCCAAATCCTTCGCATATACTAAACCCCCGCTTCAAAAATTTTTCTCAAAATTCTATCAACCTGCTCAACTTTAACATTGTATTTTTTGCATATTTCCCTTAAATTTACCTTACCATCACCAAATAGCAACCGCCCAGCAATCTCAAGGGCAGCAGCCCACGGTTCAGGTTTGACAATTTTTTTAAAAGCATCATCTTTCAGCGTGAGAAACAAAACCGTCAGCCCATCCACTATTTCAGGTTCAAGCCCAGATTTTAGCTGGATTAACATAAGGACCCTTTCCTCATTCACACTTAAGAAAGTACTATCATAAGAGTGAAAATCTCTTACTGCACCTAAAAATTCTTGCAATTCTTCATCTTGATATTTCCTGGCCACCAGCTCCGAGATCCACTTCGCCTGGTTTGCTTTGTTAAACCTTAAAAGAGCCAGGATATATTTAATAATCAAGTCTTTATCATCAAGATTTTTATTAAAAAGTTCATTAAGAATAGATAATCCTTTTTTCTTACCGAGCATTACCAGAGTCCATCCATAATTTTTCAGGTATTCCACACTCTCCGGAGATATCGAAAGAGCACGGGAAAAATTTTCCAGACTCTCTCTATAATCCACCAGTTCCATGTTGGAGAGTCCAAGAAAAAAGTGATATATAGATTTATCGGGACTGTTCCTCAACAAGCGAGAAAATATTTTTCGAGCCTCATCGGGTTTTCCTGACTTCAAACTAAGATAACCTTTTAGAAACAAAACTCTTTCCTTATCTTTACCAGTAAATGCCCTTGAAAAACTCTTAATCTCCCTTAGCGCGTCATCGTATTGGGAATCCTTTATACGGAAAGCGATATGCTGCATCAAACGCGACTTTATGTCTTTCATTTCAGGATTTTTTGATAAGGTGAACCCCCCTTAATTCACCACCAAGATCATATATCTTTTTAAATAAAATAAAAAAATTCCTCCACCCACCTTCCTTCAAACTTTCAAAACACATCGGCGATGTCTCAATTATAATGCTTCCACCAGGAACTAAAACCCTCAAAGATTCAATTATTATCTTTTCTGTGATTTCGTAACCAGACTCGCCTCCAAAAAGGGCAGATTCTGGCTCGTAGAGGACTTCGGGAATTAGATTCATGCGTTCTTGGTAGGGAATGTAAGGAGGATTTGTCACTATTAGTTCAAAGCTTGATTGTTTAAAAGCGGAAAGCAAATCTCCCCTAACCAATGGAATCTCGATACCGTATTTCCTCAGATTTCTTTTGGCAACATATAAGGCATCCATGGAAAAATCAGAAGCAACCCCAAAGTCCCCAAGGTATTTTCCCAGAACAAGAGCTATTGCACCACTTCCCGTCCCGAGGTCTAGCCAGCTTGTAGCCTTACCTTTAAAAACGCTTAAAACGTATTCAGCTATAACTTCTGTATCATATCTTGGAATTAATACCCTTTCGTCAACGAAAAGCTCAAATCCAAAGAAAAAAGCCTTCTTGAAAATATATTGTAGGGGAATCCGCATCTTGACCCTTTTTTCAATAATGTCATTTATTCTGGGTAAAAACCTCTCAGCTTCAGGGTTTTCCACAATCAAAAAATCAAATTTGTTACAAAAAATTTCTTCAACTATCCACCTCGCTTCCGCCTTTGCATCAGAGGATACCTGGGAAATAAGTTCAACTAAATAGTTATAAAGTTCCCTGAGCTTCAAGCTTTGCTTTTTCCTCTGCTTCAAGGAGCTTATCAATAATCAGATCAAGATCCCCATTCAAAATGTCATCCAGCCTGTAAATGGTGAGATCAATCCTATGGTCGGTAACTCTGTTCTGCGGAAAATTATAGGTTCTGATCTTTTCACTTCTGTCACCTGTGCCTATGTAACTCTTTCTTTTCATCCTCAACTCCTCTTCCATCTTCTTCTGTTCCAGATCCTTTAACTTGGCCCTGAGCAATCTCAACGCCTTTGCCTTATTTTTGTGCTGCGACCTTTCATCCTGACACACCACCACTATCCCTGTAGGTATATGGGTGATACGGACTGCAGAATCTGTCATATTTACGTACTGTCCACCAGGACCACCAGCCCGGAAGGTATCGATCCTCAAATCCTCAGGATCAATTTCAACTTCCGCTTCTTCTACTTCCGGTAAAACCACAACGCTGGCTGTAGACGTGTGAATTCTTCCACCAGTCTCTGTAATGGGAATTCTCTGCACCCTGTGAACTCCCGATTCGTATTTCAATAGCCTGTAGGCATAAGGTCCTTCTACAATAAAGGAAATTTCTTTATATCCGCCCAAGGGAGTAGGATGAGAGTCAATAACTGAAACTTTGAAATGCTTCTTTTCTGCATACCTCAAGTACATCTTAAAGAGATCTGCTGCGAAAAGTGCCGCCTCATCTCCTCCCGTTCCCGCCCTTATCTCTACTATCGCGGTCTTAGGATCATCCGGGTCTTCGGGTAAAAGAAGTTTCTTAATTTCAAGTTCTAACTCCCTCAAGCGCTCAGAAAGTCCTTTCCTTTCAGAATCGAGATACTCCTTTAAGTTCTCATCCTCTTCTTCTTTCAAAACTTCTTCTGTATCCTTTAGTTCCTTTTCTATTCTGTATTTCTCCTCAAGTTTTTCAACCAATGGCTGAATCTTTTTGTACTCTTGAAGCAAACTCTTTCTTTCCTCATCAGAAAGAACGGACGCCAGTTTAAGCTCTATCTCTGTCATTCTGCTCTTTAATTCTTCAAGATTAATACTCATCTTATCACAACCCTTTTGTTTATAAATTTCTGATTTTCCGATTTAATAAAATAAACCCCCATCCTCACACTCCCACTTCTCACTTTTTGCTCAAAACCATTTTTATCACCTCTATAAATCAACCTTCCCATCGCGTCGTAAATGAGATAAATTTGATCCTTAGATTCTTTTACTATTCCTTTTCTTTCAGGATAAGAAGCAGTTACCGGATACCTACCAAACTCCGCATTACCGCTTCTGTATCTATCGTGCTTGTACATGGGCCAAGAGAGATTTTCGCTAACCCAGCCTGTCGAAAAAATGAAAAGGTGATTTCCCCAGGAAGAAACTACGAGTTCTTTGATGCCATCACCATTGATGTCCCATATCTGCGGTGTGATATAGGCATATGAAAGAAGATCCACAGGGAATCCCGGAAGAATCTGCCCCGTGCTACCATAAGCATAGAGATACCCATCGACACTCCCTTTAAAGACTTCGCCTCTACCATCATTGTCCGTGTCATAAATTACGCAAGAAGAAAAACCACTACCACAATAAGCGCCGTAGATTAGGGAAAAGAAATTCCCAGTTATTTCATAAACCTTAAAACCAT
Coding sequences within:
- a CDS encoding NUDIX domain-containing protein, with the protein product MISFEREVQFCPYCGHKITKSRENGRERYYCAHCKLFIYKNPVPVVVVVVFNDVGEVLLVKRKEEPEKGKWALPSGFVEINEAPYETASRELYEETGIMIEKLTLINVYQQKSKRYESVIVISYLGFSSEVPQPGDDAEDAKFFAINELPEIPFESHTKAIKEALSLL
- the pgeF gene encoding peptidoglycan editing factor PgeF; translated protein: MRRIWQLKNLSRELYLQFLMEKPFVIYFSTKMIDDIHRSLNLVPYVELKQIHSKTIWKVDSPLPPEELSGDGLMTSKPGLYLVIKVADCYPLFIVDPLNIACGVFHVGWRGLKEGIVEEAVLKFKEYFHSQPENLIAVFGPGIRGEYYEVGEEFKDYFPGNILEKDCRYYLDIFQVAVSKLKRQGVKEIYGPPADTYSNPDLFHSKRREVELKGLNRAIIGIEKDLSLGTLIEDSPYNL
- a CDS encoding HemK/PrmC family methyltransferase, which codes for MKLRELYNYLVELISQVSSDAKAEARWIVEEIFCNKFDFLIVENPEAERFLPRINDIIEKRVKMRIPLQYIFKKAFFFGFELFVDERVLIPRYDTEVIAEYVLSVFKGKATSWLDLGTGSGAIALVLGKYLGDFGVASDFSMDALYVAKRNLRKYGIEIPLVRGDLLSAFKQSSFELIVTNPPYIPYQERMNLIPEVLYEPESALFGGESGYEITEKIIIESLRVLVPGGSIIIETSPMCFESLKEGGWRNFFILFKKIYDLGGELRGVHLIKKS
- the prfA gene encoding peptide chain release factor 1 yields the protein MSINLEELKSRMTEIELKLASVLSDEERKSLLQEYKKIQPLVEKLEEKYRIEKELKDTEEVLKEEEDENLKEYLDSERKGLSERLRELELEIKKLLLPEDPDDPKTAIVEIRAGTGGDEAALFAADLFKMYLRYAEKKHFKVSVIDSHPTPLGGYKEISFIVEGPYAYRLLKYESGVHRVQRIPITETGGRIHTSTASVVVLPEVEEAEVEIDPEDLRIDTFRAGGPGGQYVNMTDSAVRITHIPTGIVVVCQDERSQHKNKAKALRLLRAKLKDLEQKKMEEELRMKRKSYIGTGDRSEKIRTYNFPQNRVTDHRIDLTIYRLDDILNGDLDLIIDKLLEAEEKAKLEAQGTL